A part of Acipenser ruthenus chromosome 48, fAciRut3.2 maternal haplotype, whole genome shotgun sequence genomic DNA contains:
- the LOC131721233 gene encoding zinc finger protein 664-like, which yields MDSVKIECVSIKEEFPERELVPIRVEFSGLASLPIKQELCELQCDSSQPEVSEIKDEHNELEIPQIEELLPVKQEEVLGIKQEAPEVEFDHMDPGKEESDDFKPNIPELEPVRLRECSVVLERICVRQQGGGKEDGQSYLECSLAGSSPAAKAKACGVDYPDCGKGFSQLRALKAHQRIHIGQKPYCCSDCGMRCSQLGNLKTHQRIHTGEKPYHCSDCGKSCSRSEHLKTHQRIHTGNKPYCCSHCGKSFSQLGNLKAHQRIHTGEKPYHCSDCGKSFRRSENLKKHQRIHTGKKPYCCSDCGKSFRQSGDLKRHQRIHTGEKPYLCSDCGKSFRQSGDLKKHQRIHTGEKPHRCANYGKSFSQSTALFHTSKFTQEKNCAAALTEITFQSKAALRSAM from the exons atggacagtgtgaagatagAATGTGTCTcaattaaagaggagttccctgaacgtgaacttgtccccattagagtggagttctctgggctggcttcccttcccattaaacaggagctctgtgaattgcaatgtgacagcagtcagccagaggtctctgagattaaagatgagcacaatgaattggagatcccccagataGAAGAACtgcttcctgttaaacaagaagaggtgctgggaATTAAACAGGAggcccctgaagtagagtttgaccacatggacccagggaaggaagaatcggatgacttcaaaccaaacatccctgagctggagcctgtacgcctgcgggagtgtagcgtggtgcttgagagaatctgcgtgagacagcaaggaggtggaaaggaagacggacAGTCTTATTtggaatgcagtctagcag gttccagtccagcagctaaagcgaagGCGTGCGGTGTAGactatcctgactgtgggaaaggtttcagcCAGTTACGagccctgaaagcacaccagcgaattcacataggacagaaaccgtattgctgctctgactgtgggatgagATGCAGTCAATtgggaaacctgaaaacacaccagcgaattcacacaggagagaaaccgtatcactgctctgactgtgggaagagttgcAGTCGTTCAGaacacctgaaaacacaccagagaattcacacaggaaatAAACCTTACTGCTGCTCtcattgtgggaagagtttcagtcaattGGGAAACCTGAAAgctcaccagcgaattcacacaggagagaaaccgtatcactgctctgactgtgggaagagtttcagacggtCAGAAAACTTGAaaaaacaccagagaattcacacaggaaagaaaccatattgctgctctgactgtgggaagagtttcagacagtcaggagaccttaaaagacaccaacgaattcacacaggagagaaaccatatctctgctctgactgtggtaagagtttcagacagtcaggagacctgaaaaaacaccagcgaattcacacaggtgAGAAACCGCATCGCTGCGCTAACtatgggaagagtttcagtcagtccacagccttgtttcacacaagcaaattcacacaggagaaaaactgTGCTGCTGCTCTGACAgagatcacttttcagagcaaggCAGCTTTGCGTAGCGCAATGtag